A genomic window from Brachyspira sp. SAP_772 includes:
- a CDS encoding FAD-binding oxidoreductase: MKWKQVEIHESRSKLSREEIVKGLLNILPKEQVITDEQTLKENSCDRFRKYPSKGFGIYTLPYPAAVVKVKSTEEVAKVLKFLNENKINCVPRTGSTATEGGLETTVKDSVVVDGSLMKKVIKIDEEAMQVTGECGVILGDLEDKLRSMGYTTGHSPQSKPQAQLGGLVATRSIGQLSTYYGAIEDMIVGVEAVFPDGTITRIKNVPRRSAGPDIRHVIVGNEGTLCYITEVTIKIFKYMPENMVYLGWKIDDMHKGLDIIREIIVSGLRPSLCRVYSEEDAHQHFYAWHEGKCVLTFATEGLASVAKAASEEIIKIVEKYQGVERVDPKLIENWFSNLCWGQDKIDAETADMKANHRLGYTTEVSGTWAVIKQIYDNCIARIKKDFAHMDDITMLGAHSSHSYQNGTNLYFVYDYNINCKPEDEINEYHIPLNAMIVEETLKAGGSMCHHHGIGKYRTEWTKEEHGSAYYILEKLKKTFDPNDIMNKGSIFRDN, translated from the coding sequence ATGAAATGGAAACAAGTAGAAATTCATGAATCTAGAAGTAAATTATCTAGAGAAGAAATAGTAAAAGGTCTTTTAAATATTCTTCCTAAAGAACAAGTTATAACAGATGAACAAACATTAAAAGAAAACAGCTGCGACAGATTTAGAAAATACCCTTCAAAAGGTTTTGGTATATATACCCTACCCTATCCTGCTGCTGTTGTTAAAGTAAAAAGCACAGAAGAAGTTGCTAAAGTATTAAAATTTTTGAATGAGAATAAAATCAACTGCGTACCAAGAACAGGAAGCACAGCTACTGAAGGCGGTTTGGAAACTACAGTTAAAGATTCTGTTGTTGTAGACGGTTCTTTAATGAAAAAAGTTATAAAAATAGATGAAGAAGCTATGCAAGTTACTGGAGAATGCGGTGTAATTTTGGGAGATTTGGAAGATAAACTTAGATCTATGGGATATACTACAGGACACTCTCCTCAATCAAAACCTCAAGCACAATTAGGCGGTTTGGTTGCTACAAGAAGTATTGGACAATTATCTACTTACTATGGTGCTATAGAAGACATGATAGTTGGAGTTGAAGCAGTATTCCCAGATGGTACTATCACTAGAATTAAAAATGTTCCTAGAAGATCTGCTGGTCCTGATATTCGTCACGTTATAGTTGGTAATGAAGGTACTTTATGCTATATTACAGAAGTTACAATCAAAATATTTAAATATATGCCTGAAAATATGGTTTATTTAGGCTGGAAAATAGATGATATGCATAAAGGTTTAGATATTATTCGTGAAATAATAGTAAGTGGTTTACGCCCTTCTTTATGCCGTGTTTATTCTGAAGAAGATGCTCATCAACATTTCTATGCTTGGCATGAAGGCAAATGTGTTTTAACATTCGCTACTGAAGGTCTTGCTTCTGTAGCAAAAGCTGCATCAGAAGAAATAATCAAAATAGTAGAAAAATATCAAGGCGTTGAAAGAGTTGATCCTAAACTCATAGAAAATTGGTTCTCTAATTTGTGCTGGGGACAAGATAAAATAGATGCTGAAACTGCAGATATGAAAGCTAATCATAGATTGGGATACACTACCGAAGTTTCAGGTACTTGGGCTGTAATAAAACAAATATATGATAATTGTATCGCAAGAATTAAAAAAGATTTTGCTCATATGGATGACATCACTATGTTAGGAGCACATTCTTCTCATAGTTATCAAAATGGTACTAATTTGTATTTCGTATACGATTATAATATAAATTGCAAACCTGAAGATGAAATAAACGAATACCATATACCTCTAAACGCTATGATAGTAGAAGAAACTTTGAAAGCTGGCGGTTCTATGTGTCACCACCATGGTATAGGAAAATATAGAACAGAATGGACTAAAGAAGAGCATGGCAGTGCTTATTATATCTTAGAAAAGTTGAAAAAGACTTTTGACCCTAATGATATTATGAACAAAGGTTCTATATTTAGAGATAATTAA
- a CDS encoding CAP domain-containing protein, whose protein sequence is MKKISLVMIFILISSFALHADVIEDEVFRLINLERSKVSLPPLPNNQRLHSLALYHSDNMAKNKFFSNTDLEGLDSKGRQLKLYPEMVGNITESFTKLDVIPLTDKNAAASIVKNLMNTPDYKKVILSKDFNAMGVGASKRGIGVYATVTMANIVAESVNFKPEVKYGDDITVQYRILNKAPFTDFKIAVEMADPQAKIVGDDGQTYVGKVIYDVTDAGNTVISKTFKAEYGKGEYKVSLLYKGEHFSSNTRVITVK, encoded by the coding sequence ATGAAAAAAATTAGTTTAGTAATGATTTTTATATTAATATCATCTTTTGCATTACACGCGGATGTTATAGAAGATGAGGTATTTAGATTAATTAATTTAGAAAGAAGCAAAGTATCACTTCCACCTCTTCCAAACAATCAAAGATTACATTCTTTAGCACTTTATCATAGTGATAATATGGCTAAGAATAAATTTTTTAGTAATACAGATTTAGAAGGTCTTGATTCTAAAGGAAGACAATTAAAATTATATCCAGAGATGGTTGGAAATATTACAGAAAGTTTTACAAAGCTAGATGTCATACCATTAACTGATAAAAATGCAGCAGCTAGTATTGTTAAAAATTTAATGAATACACCAGACTACAAAAAAGTAATATTATCAAAAGATTTTAATGCTATGGGAGTTGGTGCTTCAAAAAGAGGTATTGGGGTATATGCTACTGTAACTATGGCAAATATTGTAGCTGAGTCTGTTAATTTTAAGCCTGAAGTGAAATATGGTGATGATATTACTGTACAATATAGAATATTAAATAAAGCACCTTTCACAGATTTTAAAATAGCTGTTGAAATGGCTGATCCTCAAGCTAAAATAGTTGGAGATGATGGTCAAACTTATGTTGGTAAAGTGATATATGATGTTACAGATGCAGGAAACACTGTTATAAGTAAAACATTTAAAGCAGAATATGGCAAAGGAGAATACAAAGTTTCACTTCTTTATAAAGGAGAACATTTCTCAAGCAACACAAGAGTTATAACAGTTAAATAA
- the yedF gene encoding sulfurtransferase-like selenium metabolism protein YedF, which yields MKTVDARGVPCPKPLILTKTALTNASINEEIEVLIDDEVAFHNITDFLNNNNITYTNDGMNFKITKNKELSQNESSKEKSSGPVIAVVDKKAMGQGNDELGELLLKAFLGALKDASPKPEALYCYNGGVYLGIDEPYKSLLQELRDAGIKIFFCGTCVKFYELEGIKVEEQTNMLGIIEAMANASAVIRA from the coding sequence ATGAAAACAGTAGATGCAAGAGGCGTTCCTTGCCCAAAACCTTTAATATTAACTAAAACAGCTTTAACAAATGCTAGTATTAATGAAGAGATTGAGGTTCTTATTGATGATGAGGTAGCATTCCATAATATAACTGATTTTCTTAATAATAATAATATAACTTATACTAATGATGGAATGAATTTCAAAATAACAAAAAACAAAGAATTATCTCAAAATGAATCATCAAAAGAAAAATCATCAGGCCCTGTAATAGCTGTAGTAGATAAAAAAGCTATGGGACAAGGAAACGATGAACTTGGAGAATTATTATTAAAAGCATTTTTAGGAGCTTTAAAAGATGCTAGTCCAAAACCTGAAGCTTTATATTGCTATAATGGCGGTGTTTATTTAGGAATAGATGAGCCTTATAAAAGCTTATTACAAGAGCTTAGAGATGCTGGAATAAAAATATTTTTCTGCGGAACTTGTGTTAAGTTTTATGAATTAGAAGGAATAAAAGTAGAAGAACAAACTAATATGCTTGGTATAATAGAGGCTATGGCTAATGCTTCTGCTGTAATAAGAGCATAA
- a CDS encoding SDR family NAD(P)-dependent oxidoreductase, producing MYNITDFNMNYFSLAGKNAIVTGGNTGLGQAFSLALATAGANIFAPTIMDDNGETKKLVEARNVKMETIIGDITEKGFPKKIVQECVNKFGSVDILVNCAGMCINRPNVLEFTRNEWDKMIALNLTAAFEMSYEVAHYYIPQKSGKIINICSMFSFLGGQWSPAYAASKHGIAGLTKAYCDELAQFNVQVNGIAPGYFATPITKETRANPESNQRVLNHIPTNRWGDTHDLMGATVFLASKASDYVNGHILCVDGGYLVR from the coding sequence ATGTATAACATAACAGATTTCAATATGAATTATTTCTCATTAGCTGGTAAAAATGCAATAGTTACTGGCGGAAATACAGGTTTAGGACAAGCTTTTTCATTGGCTTTAGCTACAGCTGGAGCTAATATATTTGCCCCTACTATTATGGATGATAATGGAGAGACAAAAAAACTTGTAGAAGCTAGAAATGTAAAAATGGAAACTATTATTGGTGATATAACAGAAAAAGGCTTCCCTAAAAAGATTGTTCAGGAATGTGTAAATAAATTCGGCTCTGTTGATATATTGGTTAACTGTGCTGGTATGTGTATAAATAGACCTAATGTTCTTGAGTTTACAAGAAATGAATGGGATAAAATGATAGCATTAAATTTAACAGCAGCTTTTGAAATGAGTTATGAAGTAGCACATTATTATATACCTCAAAAAAGTGGAAAAATAATTAATATTTGTTCTATGTTTAGTTTCTTAGGCGGTCAATGGTCTCCTGCTTATGCTGCTTCTAAACATGGTATTGCTGGACTTACTAAAGCTTATTGTGATGAATTAGCACAATTTAACGTACAAGTTAATGGTATTGCTCCGGGATATTTTGCAACACCTATCACTAAAGAGACAAGAGCTAATCCAGAATCTAATCAAAGAGTATTAAATCACATACCTACTAATCGTTGGGGAGATACTCATGATTTAATGGGAGCAACAGTATTTTTGGCTAGTAAAGCATCTGATTATGTTAATGGACATATCTTATGCGTAGATGGCGGATACTTAGTAAGATAA
- a CDS encoding putative Se/S carrier-like protein: MTKSFCYLKTPRDLIKAEKILEDAGIEVIVRPAPEPIFGVCNMAIDIKDNDKVYIVSLLEAAGLVVLIKDSE; the protein is encoded by the coding sequence ATGACTAAAAGTTTTTGTTATTTAAAAACACCGAGAGATTTAATAAAGGCAGAAAAAATATTAGAGGATGCTGGTATTGAAGTAATTGTACGTCCTGCACCAGAACCTATATTTGGTGTTTGCAATATGGCTATAGATATAAAAGATAATGACAAAGTATATATAGTTTCTCTGCTTGAGGCAGCAGGTTTAGTGGTATTAATAAAAGATAGCGAATAA
- a CDS encoding sodium:proton antiporter — protein MLLSLALIFLCGMILGKIFSLLKLPSLLGLIITGIILGTYCFNLLDNSILSISADLRELALIIILTRAGLNLDIEDLKKVGRPAILMCFVPASFEIIGMILIAPRLFDISLLDAALMGSVVAAVSPAVLVPKMLKLIDEKYGTNKSIPQLLMAGASVDDIFVIVLFTSFTSLVKGGNISYLNFIKIPTSIIFGLLLGVIIGFILSKFFTKFHIRDSAKVVIILSVSFILVSIETSISNLFGGVIGISGLLAVMSIGAYLKKSKEELSKRLSLKYSKLWVAAEIILFVLVGAAVNINYALKSGVLGIVLIFAVLIFRMLGVFVSLIKTKLNKKERIFSMIAYCPKATVQAAIGSIPLSLGFASGEIILVIAVLAILITAPLGAFAIEASYKKLLEHE, from the coding sequence ATGCTTCTTAGCTTGGCATTAATATTTTTATGCGGAATGATACTTGGAAAAATATTCTCCCTTCTAAAACTTCCATCGCTTTTAGGACTAATAATTACAGGTATAATACTTGGTACATACTGCTTTAATTTGCTAGATAATTCAATACTTTCAATATCAGCAGATTTAAGAGAATTGGCTCTCATTATAATATTAACAAGGGCAGGGCTTAATCTTGATATAGAAGATTTAAAAAAAGTAGGGCGTCCTGCAATATTAATGTGCTTCGTGCCTGCAAGTTTTGAAATAATAGGAATGATTTTAATAGCCCCAAGACTTTTTGATATTAGTTTATTAGATGCGGCTTTAATGGGTTCTGTTGTAGCTGCTGTATCTCCTGCTGTGCTTGTGCCGAAAATGCTTAAACTTATAGATGAAAAATACGGCACCAATAAAAGCATACCGCAACTATTAATGGCAGGTGCTTCTGTTGATGATATATTTGTAATAGTGCTATTTACATCTTTTACTTCACTTGTTAAGGGTGGCAATATTTCTTATCTTAACTTTATAAAAATACCAACTTCTATTATATTTGGACTTTTACTAGGGGTGATTATAGGCTTTATATTATCAAAGTTCTTTACTAAATTCCATATAAGAGACAGTGCCAAAGTAGTGATAATATTGAGTGTATCTTTTATACTTGTAAGCATAGAAACTTCTATATCAAATTTATTCGGCGGTGTTATAGGAATATCTGGGCTTCTTGCTGTTATGAGTATTGGGGCTTATCTTAAAAAATCAAAAGAAGAGTTATCAAAAAGGCTTTCATTAAAATACTCAAAACTTTGGGTAGCTGCTGAGATTATTCTTTTTGTGTTAGTTGGGGCTGCTGTAAATATTAATTATGCTCTAAAGAGTGGAGTTTTAGGAATTGTATTAATATTTGCTGTTTTAATATTTAGAATGCTAGGAGTATTTGTATCATTAATAAAAACTAAACTCAACAAAAAAGAGAGAATATTTTCTATGATAGCATATTGCCCTAAAGCAACAGTGCAGGCTGCAATAGGCTCTATTCCTTTGTCGTTAGGTTTTGCCTCAGGAGAGATTATACTTGTAATAGCAGTACTTGCAATATTAATAACAGCACCGCTTGGAGCTTTTGCAATAGAAGCTTCTTACAAAAAGCTATTAGAACATGAATAA
- a CDS encoding aminotransferase class V-fold PLP-dependent enzyme, which translates to MSKYYYFDNSTTSFPKPKEVAEDMSNFLLNIGGTYGRVNTKRGKYTTEKIEECRELLANKFIGTKKDSNIVFTSGATRAVNDILIGLDLHDTKILISSLEHNAVLRPIYHLYKNKKVEYQLIPSKEGGKIDIEALSKIVKNNKISLAIVNMESNISGVIQPIKEIKETLKDIPLLVDATQYVGVGDIFADEWNIDYLAFTGHKGLLGPTGTGGFYVKDPSKLKASYFGGGFGDGFETPYSVPEIYEAGTPNTVGIIGLLAALKNRPSWNITIDDMIDTIKKIESSNKYKLIWSRDKSSQGFLFSIESDSHMAEIAHRLYDDYNIECRYGFHCAILAHNFYNNNNGAIRFSFSPYTTKEDLEYLADVLINKL; encoded by the coding sequence ATGAGCAAATATTATTATTTTGATAACTCAACAACGAGTTTCCCTAAACCTAAAGAAGTTGCTGAAGATATGAGTAATTTTTTACTTAATATCGGAGGCACTTATGGAAGGGTAAACACCAAAAGAGGCAAATACACTACTGAAAAGATAGAAGAGTGCCGAGAGCTTTTAGCAAATAAGTTTATAGGCACAAAAAAAGATTCTAACATTGTATTTACTTCTGGGGCAACAAGGGCTGTTAATGATATATTAATAGGCTTAGATTTGCATGACACAAAAATTCTAATTTCATCATTAGAGCATAATGCAGTACTTAGACCTATTTATCATTTATATAAAAACAAAAAAGTTGAATATCAATTAATACCTTCAAAAGAAGGAGGCAAAATTGATATTGAAGCTTTATCTAAAATAGTAAAAAATAATAAAATATCGCTTGCTATAGTTAATATGGAAAGCAATATTAGCGGAGTTATACAGCCAATAAAAGAGATAAAAGAAACTCTCAAAGATATTCCCCTACTCGTTGATGCCACACAATATGTAGGTGTTGGCGATATATTTGCTGATGAGTGGAATATAGACTATTTAGCATTTACTGGTCATAAGGGGTTGCTTGGTCCTACTGGTACAGGCGGTTTTTATGTGAAAGACCCTAGTAAGCTTAAAGCGTCTTATTTTGGCGGAGGCTTTGGAGATGGATTTGAAACTCCTTACAGTGTGCCAGAGATATATGAAGCTGGAACTCCTAATACTGTGGGTATTATAGGGCTTTTGGCTGCATTAAAGAATAGACCATCATGGAATATAACAATAGATGACATGATAGACACTATAAAAAAAATAGAAAGCTCAAATAAATATAAACTAATTTGGTCTAGAGATAAATCTTCACAGGGTTTTTTATTTTCTATAGAGAGTGATTCTCATATGGCTGAAATTGCTCATAGATTGTATGATGATTATAATATAGAATGCAGATATGGTTTTCATTGTGCAATTTTAGCTCATAATTTTTACAACAATAATAATGGTGCTATAAGATTTTCTTTTTCACCATATACTACAAAAGAAGATTTAGAATATTTAGCTGATGTACTTATAAATAAATTATAG
- a CDS encoding biopolymer transporter ExbD: MKFRHRFTIKKGIDLTPMMDIVFNLLIFFMIGATIMQTPQIEISLPKSTSAVGKEKNENIIITISKEGSIYVNEEAVNDIDEHLNNLAKIEGELAKPVEIRSDEDVRTQVLISVIDSVKNAGFTRLGIATDTQNNN, encoded by the coding sequence ATGAAGTTTAGACATAGGTTTACAATAAAAAAAGGTATAGATTTAACTCCTATGATGGATATAGTATTTAATTTGCTAATATTCTTTATGATAGGAGCTACAATCATGCAAACTCCTCAAATAGAAATTAGTTTACCAAAGTCTACTTCGGCTGTAGGCAAAGAAAAAAATGAAAATATAATAATAACTATATCAAAAGAAGGTAGCATATATGTTAATGAAGAGGCAGTAAACGATATAGACGAACATCTTAACAATTTAGCAAAAATTGAAGGAGAATTAGCCAAACCTGTAGAGATAAGGTCAGATGAAGATGTTAGAACTCAAGTTTTAATATCTGTGATAGACAGTGTAAAAAATGCTGGTTTTACAAGATTAGGTATAGCAACAGACACGCAAAATAATAATTAA
- a CDS encoding FGGY-family carbohydrate kinase, producing the protein MSKKYILGIDGGSQSTKIVIFDTEGNIVCEGKENLRPMIYRKPGYVEHPDDDLYDSLRVASKKALANFKGDLKNIIGVGLCTIRCCKAFLKADGSLAEPVMSWMDVRAYTPYVHENKEVKYITASTGYMTHRLTGEFKDTISNSIPFQFPTDIKTWDWDSNDEAFKKFNAPRDMFFELQMPGTILGYITKKASEETGIPEGIPVIATANDKAVEALGAGLIDHDTCLISLGTYIASMVLGSENTDDGKSYFTNFADIPNEYLYESSGIRRGMWTISWFRDLLGEEVINRAKENNMHPDQYLDNLAKDIPAGTYGLMVILDWLALTSEPYKRGVMIGFNEKHHAEHIFRAIIEGITLTMKNHAQNMFNELGINPKRLIISGGGSNSPVFMKCMADAFGLPAYKNVVNGAASLGTAINVAVGLGVYSDYKEAVEKMVRIKEVIEPDIKNNDIYNRMNEVYKSIPPSIEDILKRSHEIFK; encoded by the coding sequence ATGAGCAAAAAATACATTTTAGGTATAGATGGCGGTTCACAAAGTACAAAAATAGTTATTTTTGATACTGAAGGAAACATTGTTTGTGAAGGCAAAGAAAATTTAAGACCAATGATATATAGAAAACCGGGATATGTTGAACACCCTGATGATGATTTATATGATTCATTGAGAGTTGCAAGTAAAAAAGCATTGGCTAATTTTAAAGGAGACTTAAAAAATATAATCGGCGTTGGTTTATGTACTATAAGATGCTGTAAGGCATTTTTAAAGGCTGACGGAAGTTTGGCTGAACCAGTAATGAGCTGGATGGATGTTAGAGCTTATACACCTTATGTGCATGAAAACAAAGAAGTTAAATACATAACAGCTTCTACTGGTTATATGACTCATAGACTTACAGGTGAGTTTAAAGATACAATTTCAAATTCTATACCATTTCAATTTCCAACAGATATAAAAACTTGGGATTGGGATTCTAATGATGAAGCTTTCAAAAAGTTTAATGCTCCAAGAGATATGTTTTTTGAATTACAAATGCCAGGCACTATATTAGGATATATTACCAAAAAAGCATCTGAAGAAACTGGAATACCTGAGGGCATACCTGTTATAGCAACAGCAAATGATAAAGCAGTAGAAGCCTTAGGTGCTGGACTTATAGATCATGATACTTGTTTAATTTCTTTAGGTACTTATATAGCTTCTATGGTTTTGGGAAGCGAGAATACAGACGATGGAAAGAGTTATTTTACTAATTTTGCAGATATACCTAATGAATATTTATATGAAAGCTCTGGAATAAGAAGAGGAATGTGGACTATTAGTTGGTTTAGAGATTTGCTTGGAGAAGAAGTAATAAATAGAGCTAAAGAAAATAATATGCATCCAGACCAATATCTTGATAATTTAGCTAAAGATATTCCTGCTGGTACTTATGGATTAATGGTAATTTTGGATTGGCTTGCTTTAACTAGTGAACCTTATAAAAGAGGTGTAATGATAGGATTTAATGAAAAACATCATGCTGAGCATATATTTAGAGCTATTATTGAAGGAATAACTTTAACTATGAAAAATCATGCTCAAAATATGTTCAATGAATTAGGTATAAATCCAAAAAGACTTATAATTTCTGGAGGAGGTTCAAACAGCCCAGTATTCATGAAATGTATGGCTGATGCTTTCGGACTTCCTGCATATAAAAATGTTGTTAATGGTGCTGCTAGCTTAGGTACTGCAATAAATGTTGCGGTTGGACTTGGTGTTTATTCTGACTATAAAGAAGCTGTAGAGAAAATGGTGAGAATAAAAGAAGTTATAGAGCCAGATATAAAAAATAATGATATATATAATAGAATGAATGAAGTTTATAAGAGTATACCTCCTTCTATAGAAGATATATTGAAAAGAAGTCATGAGATTTTTAAATAA
- the glmM gene encoding phosphoglucosamine mutase: protein MPTLKTSISGIRGIIGDGLDISTIVDYTSAFASLFPKKAKILVARDTRITGESILNAVAATLMASGINVIDIGITPTPTALYMVEKLKIHGGIMISASHNPIEWNALKLIGKGGHFLDEKAVNELMKLYDKNAKRFVKALETGTYQKIDNAIEEHIKRILRFINVEKIKKANFKVACDYVNGTGLFATPPLLKALGVKEVSINKEHTGKFAHVAEPSAASMKSLSELVKKNKVNIGFTQDPDADRLALVLDDGSIISEEYTLALCAKYLWLSGKGNAAVNLSTSRMIDDLAKEKGYSVDRTKIGEINVSSHVVKNKLYFGGEGNGGIIVPAVTPGRDSLLGIALILELMASTGKSIKELVNEIPKYEIVKEKLEVAKIDENSFLKQIKEKYPKSKITTIDGIKIDLENSWLHVRSSNTEPIVRIIAEAKTKKEAKELISTAINMIKDNNKSKKAK from the coding sequence ATGCCAACTTTAAAAACAAGTATATCAGGAATTAGAGGTATTATTGGCGATGGTTTAGATATAAGTACTATAGTAGATTATACGTCTGCATTTGCATCTCTTTTTCCAAAGAAGGCAAAAATTTTAGTAGCAAGGGATACAAGAATAACAGGAGAATCTATATTAAATGCTGTTGCAGCTACATTGATGGCATCTGGAATAAATGTAATAGATATAGGAATAACACCAACACCAACTGCATTATATATGGTAGAAAAATTAAAAATACATGGCGGAATTATGATATCTGCAAGCCATAATCCTATAGAATGGAATGCTTTAAAACTTATAGGCAAAGGCGGGCATTTTTTAGATGAAAAGGCTGTTAATGAGCTTATGAAGCTTTATGATAAAAATGCTAAAAGATTTGTTAAGGCATTAGAGACTGGAACTTATCAAAAAATAGATAATGCTATAGAAGAGCATATAAAGCGCATTTTAAGATTTATAAATGTTGAAAAGATAAAAAAAGCTAATTTTAAGGTTGCTTGTGATTATGTTAATGGAACTGGATTATTTGCTACTCCACCATTACTTAAAGCTTTAGGAGTTAAAGAGGTTTCTATAAACAAAGAGCATACTGGTAAGTTTGCCCATGTTGCTGAGCCTTCTGCTGCAAGTATGAAAAGTTTATCTGAATTAGTAAAGAAAAACAAAGTAAATATAGGATTCACTCAAGACCCTGATGCTGACAGACTTGCTTTAGTATTAGATGACGGCAGTATAATAAGCGAAGAATATACTTTAGCTTTATGTGCTAAGTATTTATGGTTATCTGGAAAAGGAAATGCTGCTGTAAATTTGTCTACTTCTAGAATGATAGATGATTTAGCTAAAGAAAAAGGATATTCAGTTGACCGCACAAAGATTGGTGAAATAAATGTTTCTTCTCATGTTGTGAAAAATAAATTATATTTTGGAGGTGAAGGAAACGGAGGAATAATAGTTCCTGCTGTAACTCCCGGAAGAGATTCGCTTTTAGGTATTGCTTTAATATTAGAATTAATGGCATCTACTGGAAAAAGTATAAAAGAATTAGTTAACGAAATACCAAAATATGAAATTGTAAAAGAAAAATTGGAAGTAGCAAAAATTGATGAAAATAGTTTTTTAAAGCAGATAAAAGAGAAATATCCTAAATCTAAAATAACAACTATAGACGGAATAAAAATAGATTTAGAAAACTCTTGGCTTCATGTTCGCTCATCAAATACAGAGCCTATAGTTCGTATTATTGCTGAGGCAAAGACTAAAAAAGAAGCTAAAGAGTTAATTTCTACAGCAATTAATATGATAAAAGATAATAATAAATCTAAAAAAGCTAAATAA